Proteins encoded by one window of Halomonas chromatireducens:
- a CDS encoding chromate transporter: protein MIHFELFLAFFIPNIIGYGGGPAIIPLIEAEVVGRYGWMSGQEFAEILALGNALPSPIATKMAGYVGYEVAGLGGALIAVFATVVPSLLLMLGALGLLYRHRESPRVKRMSQWVRPVIAMMMAWLVASFFMEGVNGAGLAHTLLIAAAAAIALLRFSTHPAIVVLGALLYGAVMLG from the coding sequence ATGATTCATTTCGAGCTGTTTCTCGCCTTCTTCATTCCCAACATCATCGGCTACGGCGGTGGTCCGGCCATCATTCCGCTGATCGAGGCAGAAGTGGTCGGCCGTTACGGCTGGATGAGCGGCCAGGAGTTCGCTGAGATCCTGGCTCTGGGCAATGCCCTGCCCAGCCCCATCGCCACCAAGATGGCCGGTTACGTGGGCTATGAGGTCGCCGGCCTTGGTGGCGCCCTCATAGCTGTGTTCGCCACGGTCGTACCCTCGCTGCTGCTGATGCTGGGCGCACTGGGCCTGCTTTATCGCCACCGCGAATCGCCGCGCGTGAAGCGCATGAGCCAGTGGGTCCGCCCCGTCATCGCCATGATGATGGCGTGGCTTGTGGCCAGTTTCTTCATGGAAGGCGTCAATGGGGCCGGCTTGGCCCACACGCTACTGATCGCAGCGGCGGCGGCTATCGCCCTGCTTCGCTTCAGCACCCACCCCGCAATCGTGGTATTGGGCGCACTGCTCTATGGCGCCGTGATGCTGGGCTAA
- a CDS encoding chromate transporter: MSASIQGRIFFSFLRIGLLGFGGGPSMIPLVHQEVVKRHGWLEDEEFADILAIANTLPGPIATKMPGYIGYRIGGLAGCINAVLAVILPMIVAMILMLGLFSRYRDVSWIHGMGQGVVPVVMVMMAQLAWDFLHKSRLVLGWTVSLAMAVIAGGLIYWVGIHPGWVIGAILVTALLQPISKAKAAEGTAP; encoded by the coding sequence ATGAGTGCATCGATACAGGGCAGAATCTTTTTTTCCTTCCTCCGGATCGGCCTTCTGGGCTTTGGTGGAGGCCCTTCCATGATCCCTTTGGTACACCAGGAAGTGGTCAAGCGCCATGGCTGGCTGGAAGACGAAGAGTTTGCTGACATCCTGGCCATCGCCAATACCCTGCCCGGCCCCATCGCCACCAAGATGCCGGGCTACATCGGCTATCGCATCGGCGGCCTGGCCGGCTGCATCAATGCTGTCCTTGCGGTGATCCTGCCAATGATCGTGGCCATGATACTCATGCTGGGGCTGTTCAGCCGATACCGCGACGTAAGCTGGATCCATGGCATGGGACAGGGCGTAGTGCCGGTCGTCATGGTGATGATGGCCCAGCTCGCCTGGGATTTTCTGCACAAGTCCCGCCTGGTTCTCGGCTGGACGGTAAGCCTGGCTATGGCAGTCATCGCCGGCGGTCTCATTTATTGGGTCGGCATCCATCCGGGCTGGGTCATCGGCGCCATTCTCGTTACGGCACTGCTGCAGCCAATCTCGAAAGCGAAGGCAGCAGAGGGAACGGCGCCATGA
- a CDS encoding 2Fe-2S iron-sulfur cluster-binding protein has product MPLIKIHKNGEVFEGEVQPKTNLVVRAGIRQFPYPHLSYGCGMGKCAKCMCKVLKGGETLAEPNWKEKKMLGSRLEQGYRLACQLWVEEDLELAQEAAAAPAASKMPGTTTNS; this is encoded by the coding sequence ATGCCCCTGATCAAGATTCACAAGAACGGCGAGGTATTCGAAGGCGAAGTCCAGCCCAAGACCAATTTGGTCGTGCGTGCCGGTATACGCCAGTTTCCCTACCCCCATCTCAGCTACGGCTGCGGCATGGGCAAGTGTGCCAAGTGCATGTGCAAGGTGCTCAAGGGTGGGGAAACGCTTGCCGAGCCCAACTGGAAGGAGAAGAAGATGCTGGGATCACGTCTCGAGCAGGGATATCGCCTTGCCTGCCAGCTTTGGGTCGAAGAAGATCTGGAACTGGCCCAGGAGGCTGCCGCCGCCCCAGCCGCCTCGAAGATGCCCGGCACCACGACCAATTCCTAG
- the nadX gene encoding aspartate dehydrogenase: MIRVGLIGYGTAGRDVAEAILGGQAGNTRLAAVLVRDTAKYANTLEGGLITDSEEAFFACHPDVVVETAGHEAVIRYAETSLCHGCDFMVVSVGAFCDQALHDRVMDSASRHGRRVLVPSAAIAGLDRIAAAAQGPLDSVTLTTRKPVKAWRGTFAEEVVDLDTVEKPTVIFEGNARESSRVFPESVNVSAALSLAGVGFEATRVRVLVDPTIDKNVHEVSAKGLFGEVRIEVQNTPSPNNPKTGYIVAMSVARALKNLSSPLVIG, translated from the coding sequence ATGATACGTGTTGGACTCATCGGTTATGGCACGGCAGGCAGGGATGTCGCCGAAGCCATCCTCGGCGGTCAGGCGGGCAACACCCGGCTGGCCGCCGTCCTGGTACGCGACACCGCCAAGTATGCCAATACCCTGGAGGGCGGCCTGATCACCGACAGCGAAGAGGCCTTCTTCGCCTGCCATCCCGATGTGGTGGTCGAAACTGCTGGTCATGAAGCCGTGATCCGCTACGCCGAGACATCGCTCTGCCATGGCTGCGACTTCATGGTGGTGTCGGTCGGTGCCTTCTGCGATCAGGCCCTGCATGACCGGGTCATGGACAGCGCCAGCCGGCATGGCAGACGGGTGCTGGTCCCCTCCGCCGCTATCGCCGGCCTCGACCGCATCGCCGCAGCCGCCCAGGGCCCGCTCGACAGCGTGACACTCACCACCCGCAAGCCGGTTAAGGCCTGGCGCGGCACGTTTGCTGAAGAGGTGGTGGATCTCGATACGGTCGAGAAGCCCACCGTGATTTTCGAAGGCAATGCGCGGGAGTCATCGCGGGTCTTCCCCGAGAGCGTCAACGTCTCGGCGGCCCTGAGCCTGGCAGGCGTAGGCTTCGAGGCGACCCGGGTACGGGTGCTGGTCGACCCCACCATCGACAAGAACGTCCACGAGGTCTCGGCCAAGGGGCTATTCGGCGAAGTCCGCATTGAGGTGCAGAATACCCCGTCCCCGAACAACCCCAAGACCGGGTATATCGTCGCCATGAGTGTGGCACGCGCATTGAAGAATCTCTCTTCTCCTCTCGTCATCGGCTAG
- a CDS encoding GntR family transcriptional regulator, which translates to MAETWTQEDLSPIRDKVYVYLKDAILRGEYKAGDRLVERVLAEKLNISRTPIREALFRLETQRFVRTVPRKGVVVNEITQAEILEVFMILASLESLAARLAAQKVSDGIIAEIDQLMAEMEEALNNGGGDEVELNVKYNELIGRASGNPKLHEMLVDLKDYVRAFSNLSSALPGRTKAALREHQDVLSAIRSGEADLAENFTRIHLEKSRQAYMSRSQA; encoded by the coding sequence ATGGCAGAGACCTGGACTCAGGAAGACCTCTCCCCGATCCGCGACAAGGTGTATGTCTACCTCAAGGACGCGATACTGCGTGGGGAATACAAGGCGGGCGATCGGTTGGTCGAGCGGGTATTGGCCGAGAAACTCAATATCAGTCGTACCCCCATCCGCGAGGCGCTGTTTCGACTCGAGACCCAGCGTTTCGTGCGAACGGTGCCGCGCAAGGGAGTTGTGGTCAACGAGATCACCCAGGCCGAGATCCTGGAAGTCTTCATGATCCTGGCTTCGCTCGAGTCGCTGGCCGCCCGGCTGGCGGCACAGAAGGTCAGCGACGGGATCATCGCTGAAATCGACCAGCTCATGGCCGAGATGGAGGAGGCGTTGAACAACGGGGGTGGCGACGAGGTCGAGCTCAACGTCAAGTACAACGAGCTGATTGGGCGGGCCTCCGGCAATCCCAAGCTTCACGAGATGCTGGTCGACCTCAAGGATTACGTGCGTGCCTTCTCAAATCTCAGCAGCGCCTTGCCCGGCCGCACCAAGGCGGCCCTGCGTGAGCACCAGGACGTGTTGAGCGCGATCCGCAGTGGAGAAGCAGACTTGGCCGAGAATTTTACCCGCATCCACCTCGAAAAGTCCCGCCAGGCCTATATGAGCCGCTCTCAGGCTTGA
- a CDS encoding DUF1330 domain-containing protein yields the protein MSKAYWVSCYREISDPKKYASYIQLAIPAIAAGGGVFLARDVAAYAYEDGQQDRTIIIEFPDLESARATHDGEAYAAALEALGDGAVRDIRLVGGVSQA from the coding sequence ATGAGCAAAGCCTATTGGGTCTCTTGCTATCGTGAAATATCCGATCCAAAGAAGTATGCCAGCTATATACAGCTGGCAATCCCGGCCATCGCCGCTGGCGGCGGCGTCTTCCTGGCCAGGGATGTGGCGGCGTATGCCTATGAGGACGGCCAACAGGACCGCACCATCATCATCGAGTTTCCCGATTTGGAGAGTGCCCGTGCGACGCATGATGGTGAGGCTTACGCTGCAGCGCTGGAAGCCCTCGGCGATGGCGCGGTCAGGGATATTCGGCTTGTCGGAGGCGTCTCTCAAGCCTGA
- a CDS encoding GntR family transcriptional regulator has protein sequence MTHNAKQPGATASSRIFEVLRQDLLSGRFGAGERLSISSLKETYQVGLSPLREALNRLAAYGLLRQENQRGFRVLELTRSELDDIAEMRRQMEGMAIERAIANGDEEWESQLLAANHRLTRAGSSTPLREWEQLHTRFHNALVAPCGSVWLLRFISQLHDQFDRYRRVAPSAPELRQRLDAQHGELVALALARDAKGARALIEEHITLSSQVAQRSC, from the coding sequence ATGACACATAATGCAAAGCAACCGGGGGCTACGGCATCGAGTCGGATTTTCGAGGTCCTGCGCCAGGACCTGTTGAGCGGGCGATTCGGCGCCGGTGAGAGGTTGTCAATTAGCTCGCTCAAGGAAACCTATCAGGTGGGGCTGAGCCCGCTGCGTGAAGCACTCAATCGGCTGGCGGCCTATGGCCTGCTACGGCAGGAGAACCAGCGTGGTTTTCGGGTGCTTGAGCTGACCCGAAGCGAGCTCGACGACATTGCCGAGATGCGACGACAGATGGAGGGAATGGCGATCGAGCGTGCCATCGCCAATGGCGACGAGGAGTGGGAATCCCAGTTGCTGGCGGCCAATCATCGTCTGACCCGTGCCGGGTCCTCGACCCCATTGCGAGAGTGGGAACAGCTGCACACCCGGTTCCACAACGCCCTGGTGGCGCCCTGCGGCTCCGTCTGGCTGCTGCGCTTCATCAGCCAGTTGCACGACCAGTTCGATCGATATCGTCGAGTCGCGCCCAGTGCTCCGGAGCTCAGGCAGCGGCTCGATGCCCAACACGGCGAGCTTGTGGCGCTGGCTCTGGCCCGTGATGCGAAGGGGGCTCGCGCATTGATCGAGGAACACATCACTCTCTCCAGTCAGGTGGCGCAGCGCAGCTGTTAG
- a CDS encoding sodium ion-translocating decarboxylase subunit beta, which translates to MEHLLTLWEGSGLYNLTLGQAVMIAVGLILLYLAIAKKFEPLLLVPIGFGGILANIPEAGLAISALDQAIEVARPAVLHQIASALGATLDPLAGEEAWRATLKALIDNGAAPDQLRAAKDVAINVGYGDGLLYTFYTVAVASGIAPLLIFMGVGAMTDFGPLLANPRTLFLGAAAQFGIFATVFGAVGLSAMGWMDFSLEQSAAIGIIGGADGPTSIYVSSVLAPELLGAIAVAAYAYMALVPMIQPPIMKLLTSKKEREITMTQLRPVSKLEKIVFPLLLLMLVAVFLPDAAPLLGMFCFGNLMRECGVVERLTDTAQNALINIVTIVLGLAVGSRLMAETFLAQETLGIMALGMVAFAIGTAAGVLMAKLMNVMSKMPINPLIGAAGVSAVPMAARVANKVGLESNPHNFLLMHAMGPNVAGVIGSAVAAGVMIKYLG; encoded by the coding sequence TCGAGCCGCTGCTGCTGGTGCCGATCGGCTTTGGCGGCATTCTCGCTAACATTCCAGAGGCGGGCCTGGCTATCTCCGCACTGGATCAGGCCATCGAGGTGGCGCGCCCCGCGGTGCTTCACCAGATCGCCTCGGCGCTGGGGGCGACGCTTGACCCGTTGGCCGGCGAAGAAGCCTGGCGGGCCACCCTCAAGGCGCTTATCGACAACGGCGCCGCGCCCGACCAGCTTCGTGCTGCCAAGGACGTGGCGATCAATGTCGGCTATGGCGACGGCCTGCTTTACACGTTCTATACCGTGGCCGTTGCCTCGGGGATCGCGCCGCTGCTGATCTTCATGGGCGTGGGGGCCATGACCGACTTCGGTCCGCTGCTGGCCAACCCGCGTACTCTCTTCCTGGGGGCTGCAGCGCAGTTCGGCATCTTCGCCACGGTGTTCGGCGCGGTGGGCTTGTCGGCGATGGGCTGGATGGACTTCTCCCTGGAGCAGTCGGCCGCCATCGGCATCATCGGCGGGGCCGACGGACCCACCTCGATCTATGTCTCCAGTGTGCTGGCCCCGGAGCTGCTGGGTGCAATCGCTGTGGCCGCCTACGCCTACATGGCGCTGGTACCCATGATACAGCCGCCGATCATGAAACTGCTGACCAGCAAGAAGGAACGCGAGATCACCATGACCCAGCTGCGGCCGGTGTCGAAGCTGGAAAAGATCGTCTTCCCTCTGTTGCTGTTGATGCTGGTGGCGGTGTTCCTTCCAGACGCAGCACCGCTGCTGGGCATGTTCTGCTTCGGCAACCTGATGCGTGAGTGTGGCGTGGTGGAGCGGCTTACCGACACCGCGCAGAACGCACTGATCAACATCGTCACCATCGTGCTGGGGCTCGCCGTGGGCTCGCGACTGATGGCCGAGACCTTCCTTGCCCAGGAAACGCTGGGGATCATGGCGCTTGGCATGGTGGCGTTTGCCATCGGCACTGCGGCGGGGGTGCTCATGGCCAAACTGATGAACGTCATGAGCAAGATGCCAATCAACCCGTTGATCGGTGCCGCAGGGGTCTCTGCGGTGCCCATGGCGGCTCGTGTCGCCAACAAGGTGGGCCTTGAGTCCAACCCGCACAACTTCCTGCTGATGCATGCCATGGGGCCCAACGTGGCCGGAGTCATCGGCTCTGCGGTGGCGGCGGGGGTAATGATCAAGTATCTGGGCTAG
- a CDS encoding creatininase family protein, translating into MNGFVLTEMTWPEVEDALKTARMAIIPVGAHEQHGPHMNESCDAVLATEMAKRLATALHPEVLVTPTVNMGVSPHHMNFPGTISLRPETLLALLRDMVESLKRHGITRVLFLNGHGGNQSTLGLACTSLTQELGVACYYAKTTAAAKKAMKEHIHSTLYGHSCEREVSEAFYLAPHLVRPERLEKGDIVSGGRWEALRPGNPIQGFYRYEEMTRNGCIGDATQASYEIGQAIVEEALEGLTAAVRELLAGPVETAPPTPEIA; encoded by the coding sequence ATGAACGGTTTTGTACTAACCGAAATGACCTGGCCAGAGGTCGAGGATGCCCTGAAGACCGCACGCATGGCCATCATTCCTGTGGGTGCCCATGAGCAGCATGGCCCGCACATGAATGAAAGCTGCGATGCGGTGCTGGCCACCGAAATGGCCAAGCGACTCGCCACGGCACTTCACCCCGAGGTATTGGTGACCCCCACCGTCAACATGGGGGTGTCACCGCATCACATGAATTTCCCGGGAACTATCAGCCTGCGGCCCGAAACCCTGCTGGCACTCTTGCGGGACATGGTGGAATCGCTGAAACGGCACGGTATCACCCGGGTCCTGTTCCTCAACGGCCATGGCGGCAATCAGTCGACCCTTGGTCTGGCCTGCACCAGCCTTACCCAGGAGCTCGGTGTGGCGTGCTACTACGCCAAGACCACCGCAGCGGCCAAGAAAGCGATGAAGGAGCACATTCACTCAACGCTCTATGGTCATAGCTGTGAGCGAGAAGTGTCGGAGGCGTTTTACCTGGCGCCTCACCTGGTCCGCCCCGAGAGGCTGGAGAAGGGAGACATTGTATCTGGCGGGCGCTGGGAGGCGCTGCGGCCTGGCAATCCCATCCAGGGTTTCTACCGTTACGAGGAGATGACGCGAAACGGCTGTATAGGGGATGCCACCCAGGCCAGCTACGAGATCGGCCAGGCGATCGTCGAGGAGGCGCTGGAGGGCTTGACGGCGGCAGTTCGGGAACTGCTGGCCGGCCCGGTAGAAACGGCGCCACCGACGCCGGAAATCGCCTGA